Proteins encoded in a region of the Ancylobacter sp. SL191 genome:
- a CDS encoding YncE family protein: protein MTRRAGRALIVLMLAAILLAPPSARAEEPPLLAVVSQQAGRLTLVDPVAGRVVGEIALDKVPAGIAVTRDGRTAYVTHPDLGQVSRVDLTAPAVTARYRIGREPFGIALDSRDESLLVTDWSGDALIQLDAATGAELGRVTVGRSPAGVVLDQDGAHAYVADRESHTVSVVDLAQMRRVATWPTGTAPFALALSPDGRRLYVANVRSNDLSVLEIPNGREIARPRVGLMPYGVAVSSDGARVVVTNQQSGKLAWLEAGTGTVHSEERIGEYPEGVLNVGGGLFAVALWADDALCIVPDIPGSGCRSVIKLPPGPRLLAVAPRQTGPQ, encoded by the coding sequence ATGACGCGCCGCGCAGGCCGCGCCCTCATCGTACTTATGCTCGCGGCCATTCTGCTGGCGCCGCCATCCGCGAGGGCGGAAGAGCCGCCATTGCTCGCTGTGGTGTCGCAGCAGGCGGGGCGGCTCACGCTGGTTGATCCGGTGGCGGGCCGGGTGGTGGGCGAGATCGCGCTCGACAAGGTGCCCGCCGGCATCGCCGTGACGCGCGATGGCCGGACCGCTTATGTCACGCACCCTGATCTCGGCCAGGTGTCGCGGGTGGATCTCACAGCGCCCGCGGTGACGGCGCGCTACAGGATCGGGCGTGAACCCTTTGGAATTGCGCTGGATTCGCGTGATGAGAGCCTCCTTGTCACGGACTGGAGCGGTGATGCCCTGATCCAGCTCGATGCTGCGACCGGCGCCGAGTTGGGCCGGGTTACCGTCGGCCGATCGCCCGCCGGCGTCGTGCTCGACCAGGATGGCGCGCACGCCTATGTGGCCGACAGGGAAAGCCACACGGTCAGCGTGGTGGATCTCGCCCAGATGCGCCGCGTCGCGACATGGCCAACCGGGACGGCCCCGTTCGCGCTGGCCCTGTCGCCGGACGGGCGCAGGCTCTATGTCGCCAATGTCCGCAGTAACGACTTGTCGGTGCTGGAGATTCCGAATGGTCGGGAGATCGCCCGCCCGCGCGTCGGGTTGATGCCCTATGGCGTCGCCGTCTCCAGCGATGGCGCCCGCGTGGTCGTCACCAACCAGCAGAGCGGCAAGCTCGCCTGGCTGGAGGCCGGCACCGGCACGGTGCACAGCGAGGAGAGGATCGGCGAGTATCCCGAAGGGGTGCTGAACGTCGGCGGCGGGCTTTTCGCTGTCGCGCTGTGGGCCGATGATGCCTTGTGTATCGTTCCGGACATCCCCGGCAGCGGCTGCAGGAGCGTCATCAAATTACCTCCCGGCCCGCGCTTGCTGGCGGTAGCGCCGCGCCAGACGGGCCCGCAATGA
- a CDS encoding SRPBCC family protein, protein MNQRPGFPRLGLPRLALPLLAAAAVLLAGLMPLAAHGPTPQKADETILIAAPPAAVWKVLLDLAGISGWHPLVKKATATSDGTGRVLKLEKGEITEGLDEADATAMRLAYRLSTENVEALPVSFYTSTIEVKPASGGSEVAWSARFYRADTTNEPPENLNDEAAVAAMNDYITQGLKGLKAKVEGK, encoded by the coding sequence ATGAACCAACGCCCCGGCTTTCCCCGTCTCGGCCTCCCGCGTCTCGCCCTCCCGCTTCTTGCCGCTGCCGCCGTCCTGCTGGCCGGCCTGATGCCGCTCGCCGCGCATGGCCCGACCCCCCAGAAGGCGGACGAGACCATCCTGATCGCCGCGCCACCCGCGGCCGTGTGGAAGGTGCTTCTGGACCTCGCAGGGATCTCCGGCTGGCATCCGCTGGTGAAGAAGGCGACCGCCACGAGCGATGGGACCGGGCGCGTGCTCAAGCTGGAAAAAGGCGAGATAACCGAGGGGCTTGACGAGGCGGACGCGACCGCCATGCGCCTCGCCTACCGCCTCTCGACGGAGAATGTCGAGGCGCTGCCGGTAAGCTTCTACACCTCGACCATCGAGGTGAAACCGGCGTCGGGGGGCAGCGAGGTGGCCTGGAGCGCGCGCTTCTACCGCGCGGACACCACCAATGAACCGCCGGAGAACCTCAACGATGAGGCCGCCGTCGCCGCGATGAACGACTACATCACGCAGGGCCTCAAAGGGCTGAAGGCGAAGGTCGAGGGGAAATGA
- a CDS encoding VWA domain-containing protein, translating into MRQVLKYLYGDARRLTLAAALLASLAALVAPTVIRQREARDVLLVIDVTGSMNVRDVNGLARLAAARRAGQGLLAALPCQSRLGLGIFTERRSFLLFEPAEVCENFAAIDGAIAALDWRMAWEGDSYVARGVHAALTLAASVNADLVFLTDGQEAPPLAGGAMPPFDGAGDTRGVLVGVGGSEPVPIPKYNEDGREIGFYDEADVPQENRMGPPPEDAPSRAGYNPRNAPWGAEAAGGTEHLSSMKAEHLQVLAAQTSLAFFPLESPAQMADAVLATTRPRLVAVPVATSPLPAALALTLLVALFVVAALKSRRPDRLPA; encoded by the coding sequence ATGAGACAGGTGCTAAAATACCTGTATGGCGACGCGCGCCGTCTCACCCTCGCCGCCGCGCTGCTGGCGAGCCTCGCCGCCCTCGTCGCGCCGACCGTGATCCGCCAGCGCGAAGCCCGCGACGTGCTGCTGGTGATCGACGTCACCGGCAGCATGAATGTCAGGGATGTCAACGGCTTGGCGCGGCTTGCCGCCGCGCGGCGGGCGGGGCAGGGGCTGCTCGCCGCCTTGCCCTGTCAGTCCCGCCTCGGCCTCGGCATCTTCACCGAGCGGCGCAGCTTCCTGCTCTTCGAACCCGCCGAGGTCTGCGAGAACTTCGCCGCCATCGATGGCGCCATCGCCGCGCTCGACTGGCGCATGGCGTGGGAAGGCGACAGCTATGTCGCGCGCGGCGTGCACGCCGCACTCACCCTCGCCGCCTCGGTCAATGCCGACCTCGTCTTCCTCACAGACGGACAGGAAGCACCGCCACTAGCGGGAGGTGCCATGCCACCGTTCGACGGCGCCGGAGACACGCGAGGCGTGCTGGTAGGCGTCGGCGGCTCCGAGCCCGTGCCGATCCCCAAATATAACGAGGACGGGCGCGAGATCGGCTTTTACGACGAGGCCGACGTGCCGCAGGAAAACCGCATGGGCCCGCCGCCGGAGGATGCCCCGAGCCGCGCCGGCTACAACCCGCGCAACGCCCCCTGGGGAGCCGAGGCGGCGGGCGGCACCGAGCATCTGAGCTCGATGAAAGCCGAGCACCTGCAAGTGCTTGCTGCGCAGACCTCGCTTGCGTTCTTTCCTCTGGAGAGCCCGGCCCAGATGGCCGACGCGGTTCTGGCGACCACCCGTCCGCGGCTTGTCGCGGTGCCCGTCGCCACCTCTCCGCTACCCGCCGCGCTCGCCCTCACTTTGCTCGTCGCCCTCTTCGTTGTCGCTGCGCTCAAGAGCCGGCGTCCCGATCGCTTACCTGCCTGA
- a CDS encoding vWA domain-containing protein gives MSAWYHIADPITRSWGVDYPWVLALAALALLPFLANVFNRQGIPTTGLIPPDPISRALGIALKLAGALAILALVVGLAGLHRREQTVIREGTGAHLVLLLDRSSSMDNNFADRAPSGDEQSKSSAAKHLLGEFVAGRPHDRIGVAAFSTSPMPVLPLTDHHQVVQAAIDAIDRPGLAFTNVGRGLALALSAFADDTAEASRAILLVSDGAALIDRRVQDALRDAVARTPVHLYWLFLRSRGAKGIFEVPPPGEDTPQANPERHLHLFLQSLGVPYRAFEATSPQAVGQAIAEINRQETRPLTYVERIPRRDLARTAFSVAAAGIFLILLAKCAERPLRRHHGPAAAPANRTEVTKHLSDDRRAA, from the coding sequence ATGAGCGCGTGGTATCATATTGCCGATCCGATCACCCGGAGCTGGGGCGTCGATTACCCCTGGGTGCTGGCCCTCGCGGCACTGGCGCTGCTGCCCTTCCTCGCTAACGTCTTCAACCGGCAGGGAATTCCGACGACGGGCCTGATCCCGCCGGACCCCATCTCGCGCGCTCTCGGCATCGCGCTGAAGCTCGCCGGGGCGCTGGCGATCCTGGCGCTGGTGGTCGGGCTCGCCGGCCTGCATCGGCGCGAGCAGACGGTAATCAGGGAGGGAACGGGGGCACATCTCGTGCTGCTGCTCGACCGCTCCTCCAGCATGGACAACAATTTCGCCGACCGCGCCCCCAGCGGCGACGAACAGTCAAAATCCAGCGCTGCCAAGCACTTGCTGGGCGAGTTCGTCGCTGGCCGGCCGCATGACCGCATCGGCGTCGCCGCCTTCTCGACCTCGCCCATGCCGGTTCTGCCGCTGACCGACCATCACCAGGTCGTCCAGGCCGCCATCGACGCCATCGACCGTCCGGGCCTCGCCTTCACCAATGTCGGGCGCGGGCTGGCGCTTGCCCTCTCCGCCTTCGCCGACGACACCGCCGAAGCCTCCCGCGCCATCCTGCTGGTCTCCGACGGCGCCGCCCTGATCGACCGCCGGGTGCAGGACGCCCTGCGCGACGCGGTCGCGCGCACGCCGGTACATTTATACTGGCTGTTCCTGCGCTCACGCGGCGCCAAGGGCATTTTCGAGGTGCCGCCGCCCGGCGAGGACACGCCACAGGCGAACCCCGAGCGGCATCTTCACCTGTTTCTTCAAAGCCTTGGCGTGCCCTACCGGGCTTTCGAGGCGACCAGCCCGCAGGCGGTGGGTCAGGCCATCGCCGAGATCAACCGGCAGGAGACGCGCCCGCTCACCTATGTCGAGCGCATCCCCCGGCGCGACCTCGCGCGCACCGCCTTCAGCGTGGCGGCGGCCGGCATCTTCCTGATCCTGCTGGCGAAATGCGCCGAACGCCCGCTCCGCCGCCATCACGGCCCCGCAGCCGCGCCGGCGAACCGGACAGAGGTAACAAAACACCTCAGCGATGACAGGAGAGCCGCATGA
- a CDS encoding nonribosomal peptide synthetase MxaA, which produces MRFWRALLPLLLLTALAGPAMAQLRSVELYAPRPFGYLIGDTIRHTVEIALDAPFTLEPASLPQPRPVDYWLDLRAVDLRDEGMSDGVQRYRLELTYQSFYAALEPKRLEIPGFTLYARDGERRVPVAVPPWSFLMSPLREIVSTEQGAVMTLRPDIAPRPIPTTGTIRGLIGGGVAALAGLLLIAWQMGWGTFGQRRGRPFARAARQVRAAMDPRRDRSHSLATRGPVLPDTPASSSTSLHSSSSYEAALQALHRAFDMTAGQGVFAEDLPGFFAGHAAFRVAEAEIRRLFEASRRAFFGGDVLDAQRIFPPSELAALAGRLRAIERGSA; this is translated from the coding sequence ATGCGGTTCTGGCGCGCGCTCCTCCCGCTGCTGCTGCTGACGGCGCTCGCCGGCCCGGCGATGGCGCAGCTGCGCTCGGTCGAGCTCTACGCCCCGCGCCCCTTCGGCTATCTCATAGGCGACACGATCCGCCATACGGTGGAGATCGCGCTCGACGCGCCGTTCACGCTGGAGCCGGCCTCGCTGCCCCAGCCGCGCCCGGTCGATTACTGGCTCGACCTGCGTGCCGTCGATCTGCGCGACGAGGGGATGAGCGATGGCGTCCAGCGCTACCGGCTGGAACTCACCTATCAGAGCTTCTACGCCGCGCTGGAGCCCAAGCGGCTGGAGATCCCCGGCTTCACCCTCTATGCCCGCGACGGCGAACGCCGCGTGCCGGTCGCCGTGCCCCCGTGGTCCTTCCTGATGTCGCCGCTGCGCGAAATCGTCTCGACCGAGCAGGGGGCGGTGATGACGCTGCGCCCGGACATCGCCCCGCGCCCGATCCCGACGACAGGGACCATCCGGGGACTCATCGGGGGCGGGGTGGCCGCGCTCGCCGGCCTGCTGCTCATCGCCTGGCAGATGGGGTGGGGCACCTTCGGCCAGCGGCGCGGCCGGCCCTTCGCCCGCGCCGCCCGTCAGGTCCGCGCCGCGATGGACCCGCGGCGCGACAGATCGCACTCACTGGCCACGCGCGGGCCGGTTTTGCCGGACACACCGGCCTCATCGTCCACCTCACTGCACTCATCATCCAGCTATGAAGCCGCCCTTCAGGCGCTCCATCGCGCCTTCGATATGACGGCCGGGCAGGGGGTATTCGCGGAGGATCTGCCGGGGTTTTTCGCCGGTCATGCCGCTTTCCGGGTCGCGGAAGCCGAAATCCGCCGGCTGTTCGAGGCCTCGCGCCGTGCCTTCTTCGGTGGTGATGTGCTTGATGCCCAACGGATTTTTCCGCCGTCGGAGCTCGCCGCCCTCGCCGGCCGGCTGCGCGCCATCGAGCGGGGCTCGGCATGA